The Desulfoplanes formicivorans genomic sequence AGGGATACAGAGACGCCTGCGATAATTGGTAAATTCTGTATCCACCTTCTTTCAATCCTCTCGCTTATGACCACCACATCATCCTGCATCATCGGCGTTGACGCTGGCGGAACCTATACGGACGCGGTCATCATGGACCGCGCCACCCGCACGGTTCTGGCAAGCGTCAAGGTGCCCACAACCCATGCCAATCCGGGAATCGGTATTGTGCACGGCATCCGGCAACTCCTTGCAAAGGGAACCATACCCGTTACCAGCATCGCCCGCACGGTCATTTCCACCACCCTGGGCACCAACGCCCTGGTTGAAGGCAAGGGCGCTGACGTGGGCCTTTTCGTCATCGGGTTCAACCAGCGCCTTGATGTCCCTGCCGAGGACATGCGCTACATTCCCGGAGGTCACAAGGCCAAGGGCATTGAACGGGAACCTCTTGGCCTGGAAGAGCTGTACGACGGCATCAAGGCCATGAAAGGCCATGTTCAGGCCTATGGCATCTCTTCGCTGATGAGTTTTGCCGATCCCTCCCACGAACTGGTTGCGGCCAAGGCCCTGTCCCTTCTGGACGACAAGCCCGTGTTCTGTTCCCATCAGGCATCCACCCGTCCGGGTATGAAGGAACGGGCCACCACAGCCCTGCTCAACGCCAAGCTGCTCCCCATCATGCAGACCTTTGTTCAAGGGGTACGAACCGCTTTACACGAACTGGGCGTCCAGGGAGATGTGTGCATGGTTTGCGGCGACTGCACGGAAATCGAGCTGGACAGGGCCATTCGTCAGTCAGCATCCACCTTTGCAAGCGGGCCAGCGGCCACGGCCTGGTTCGGCTCGCACATCGCCTCAACAGACACGGCCCTGGTAGTGGACATGGGCGGGACCACAACGGATATCACCATGGTTGCCGGAGGCAAACCCGTTATGGACACCACCGGCATGACCATTGGCCAATGGCAGACCCATGTGCAGGCAGTGGAAATGTTCACCGTGGGTGTTGGCGGCGACAGCCTGTTCACGCCCCTTGGAATCGACAACAACACCCTAGGCCCTTCACGGGTGATTCCCCTGTGCCAGGCGGACCAGTACGTGTCCCCGCAGGACGTCGCGCATCTCACGGATGCCATCCAACAGCTCGGTCCGAAACTGAAGTCAAGTCTTGTGATTGTTCCCGACCCAGCATCACCTCCCCACTCGCCGCTTGTGGCCTGGCTTAGAGATCAGGGCCCCACAACGTCTGAAACCATCCTGCAACACATGGGTCAGGGAGAAATCGCCCTGGAAAGGGAACTTGGACAACTGCTCAAAACCCGGTCCATTGTTCAGACCGGCTTCACCCCCACCGACGCCCTGCACTGCCTGCAACACATTGCCATCGGCAATACCGATCTTGCCATGCTTGGAGCCCGGGTCCTTGGGACCTGCTTGGACATGGACCCGGTAACCCTGTCAAACCACGTTCTGTCCCTGGCCCGGGACAAGATCGCCACAACCATTCTGCAATATGTTGCCGGCAGGGAAGTCAACCAGGGATTGAGCTCCTTTCTTCACACCAACGACAATCCCCTGCTCGAAATCACCGTCAGGCTCAAACCGCCCATCATCGGCATTGGTGCCTGCTCCCGGTATGTTCTTCCCGAGGTGGCCGAGCAACTCGGGACCACCATTGTCTTTCCGGACAACTTTGATGTGGGCAATGCAGTGGGCGCAGCCTGGCTCGGTCTGGACAAGGGGAACCCCTAGGGATTACGAACACCATGTCAAAATGATCTGGATTGTTGTATCGTTCGCAAGGAGCGGCTATGCACTTCAAGAAACAATGTTTTACTGCTGCCATGGAAGTGGCCAGCGAAAGCGACTCATGTACGGTTGTCCATGGGTGGATTCCCGGCGATGAGGGCTGGTTTGTCCATGCATGGGTGGAAATTGATGCGGGTGAAGGTGAAATCGGCGTCTATGACCTGACCCTTTCCAATCACCCCTTTCGCCAACCAACCTATTATGAACAGACCGGAGCAACGCCCGAACGCTCCAAGCGTTATGACCGGGTGGATTTTTTCACCCGCATTGCTGAAACCGGAGGATTCGGACCCTTTGACAAGGAATTCTTTTTTGCCGAGACAAGTGTAAATGATCCCCTTGAGATCATTTATTCCCACAAGGACTAGACATTCTCCTTGACACACCCCCCGCTTTCGCCTATTTTGTAGAATGCGTAATGGTTGGAACAGATCCGGTGTCCGGGCTCCAGGCGGACACCGTTTTTTTTTTGACCTTTGCCAACGTCTTCTGCAACAGGCCGGCTCTTCTCTTTTCCGAAACCGTCCCATTCCCCATCACTTCATCTGCGAATCCTTGACCGTTCCTGAAACAACGTCGTGCTCCAACCGGGTGTTTCAAAAACGCAGGATTCCCCCAAGAGGTACCCCCTACGCATGCACCCTTCAGAACGATTCAAATCCCTTGGTCTTTCCGATAACACGGTTACAGCTCTCCTGAAAAAAGGTTTTGAAGAACCGACTCCCATTCAGGAAAAAGCCATTCCCCTACTCCTTTCAGGGACCAGAGACCTCATAGGTCAGGCCCAGACAGGTACGGGCAAGACAGCTGCCTTTGGCCTGCCCATCATTGAACAGGCCGTGGAAAAACGGGGCGTTGTCCAGGCCATCGTGCTCACCCCAACCAGGGAACTGGCCATTCAGGTGGCCGAAGAGATCAATTCCCTCAAGGGAAGCAAAAAAATCCGGGTTATGCCCGTGTATGGCGGTCAGGCCATCAGTCTGCAGCTCAGGGGACTGCGCCAGGGGGTGGACATTGTGGTGGGGACACCGGGACGAATTCTGGATCACATCCACCGCAAGACCCTGCGCCTGGACCATATCTCCCATTTTGTCCTTGATGAGGCCGACGAAATGCTCAACATGGGTTTCATCGAAGACATCGAAGAAATTCTGAGCGCAACCAATACGGACAAGACCACCCTGCTCTTTTCCGCCACCATGCCCCGGGAAATCCTGGCCATCGCCAAACGATACATGCGCGAATACGATGTGGTTTCGGTACGCAAGAAAGAGATGACCGCGGATCTGACCGATCAGATCTATTTCGAGGTCAATGAAAGCGACAAGTTCGAGGCCCTGTGCCGGATCATCGACATGGCCGATGAATTTTACGGAATCGTTTTCTGCCGAACCAAGAACGACGTGGATCAAACCGCCGGTCGTCTTGTGGATCGGGGATATGATGCCGAAGGGCTGCACGGGGATATTTCCCAAGTGCAACGGGAAAAAATTCTGGCCAAATTCAAAAAGCATCATATCACCATTCTCGTGGCCACGGATGTAGCGGCCCGAGGCATTGACATCAACGATCTGAGCCATGTGATCAATTACGCCTTGCCTCAGGATCCCGAGTCCTATGTGCACCGCATCGGCCGAACGGGACGCGCAGGAAGGGAAGGGACCGCCATCACCTTTATCACCCCGGCCCAGTCCAGACGGCTCCTGCTCATCCAGCGGGTCACCAAGAGCACCATCCGCAAGGAACGGCTGCCCAAAGTCGAAGATATCATCAAAACCAAAAAGAACCGGATCATCTCCCTTATCAAGGAGTCCCTGGATACGGACATCAAGGAGCATTTCAGGGACATGGCTGCCCATCTTCTCGAAGACAATCTGGAGGAAGATGTGCTCGCAGCGGTCCTGCAGCATGCCTTCAAAGATGAACTCGACGAATCCG encodes the following:
- a CDS encoding hydantoinase/oxoprolinase N-terminal domain-containing protein — encoded protein: MTTTSSCIIGVDAGGTYTDAVIMDRATRTVLASVKVPTTHANPGIGIVHGIRQLLAKGTIPVTSIARTVISTTLGTNALVEGKGADVGLFVIGFNQRLDVPAEDMRYIPGGHKAKGIEREPLGLEELYDGIKAMKGHVQAYGISSLMSFADPSHELVAAKALSLLDDKPVFCSHQASTRPGMKERATTALLNAKLLPIMQTFVQGVRTALHELGVQGDVCMVCGDCTEIELDRAIRQSASTFASGPAATAWFGSHIASTDTALVVDMGGTTTDITMVAGGKPVMDTTGMTIGQWQTHVQAVEMFTVGVGGDSLFTPLGIDNNTLGPSRVIPLCQADQYVSPQDVAHLTDAIQQLGPKLKSSLVIVPDPASPPHSPLVAWLRDQGPTTSETILQHMGQGEIALERELGQLLKTRSIVQTGFTPTDALHCLQHIAIGNTDLAMLGARVLGTCLDMDPVTLSNHVLSLARDKIATTILQYVAGREVNQGLSSFLHTNDNPLLEITVRLKPPIIGIGACSRYVLPEVAEQLGTTIVFPDNFDVGNAVGAAWLGLDKGNP
- a CDS encoding DEAD/DEAH box helicase; this encodes MHPSERFKSLGLSDNTVTALLKKGFEEPTPIQEKAIPLLLSGTRDLIGQAQTGTGKTAAFGLPIIEQAVEKRGVVQAIVLTPTRELAIQVAEEINSLKGSKKIRVMPVYGGQAISLQLRGLRQGVDIVVGTPGRILDHIHRKTLRLDHISHFVLDEADEMLNMGFIEDIEEILSATNTDKTTLLFSATMPREILAIAKRYMREYDVVSVRKKEMTADLTDQIYFEVNESDKFEALCRIIDMADEFYGIVFCRTKNDVDQTAGRLVDRGYDAEGLHGDISQVQREKILAKFKKHHITILVATDVAARGIDINDLSHVINYALPQDPESYVHRIGRTGRAGREGTAITFITPAQSRRLLLIQRVTKSTIRKERLPKVEDIIKTKKNRIISLIKESLDTDIKEHFRDMAAHLLEDNLEEDVLAAVLQHAFKDELDESGYHEIRDVLVDKKGKTRLFVAQGRANGMTPRKLVDMIHKETGVWKNAIQEVQILDSFSFITVPFREAGVILDVFKKQGRGKKPLVVKAKPPKQRGKHPFCQRSSGKHVDRTHTKSASFKTSK